The Malus domestica chromosome 10, GDT2T_hap1 genome contains a region encoding:
- the LOC139188619 gene encoding uncharacterized protein: protein MEPHLLGLFIDLPTAKDIWESVTQMFYDGSDESQYYELRCKATRTRQDGHPVNLYFTELKGVWQDLDKRRPLRMVCGADLRTRKEEIAKDRVYDFLAGLDSGFDQVRSEILRIKPIPGIEECFNLVRREAQRQATMMGTKSITA from the coding sequence ATGGAACCACATCTACTTGGTCTCTTTATCGACCTACCCACAGCAAAAGATATTTGGGAGAGTGTCACCCAGATGTTCTATGATGGTTCTGATGAGTCACAATATTATGAACTCCGATGTAAGGCTACACGGACAAGACAAGATGGTCACCCAGTTAATCTGTACTTCACTGAATTAAAGGGTGTATGGCAAGATCTTGACAAAAGACGTCCTCTTCGTATGGTTTGTGGAGCAGATTTGAGAACTCGTAAAGAGGAAATTGCGAAGGATAGGGTGTACGATTTTCTTGCTGGGTTAGACAGTGGTTTCGATCAAGTACGAAGTGAGATTCTAAGGATAAAGCCTATCCCTGGAATCGAGGAATGTTTTAATCTAGTACGACGCGAAGCTCAGAGGCAGGCCACTATGATGGGAACAAAGAGCATCACGGCATGA